The nucleotide window CTTGTCATCCCTCCATACCAGACATCGCCCCAAGCGAGCGCGCCAAGGGTGAGTTTAGCAACAAGGACCGCTCCCTCTTCCTCCAGTCTCTGTACTACAGTGGCAGTTTCCTCGATCACCTGTTTTCGGTATGGCTCGGCTCCCCATGTCGTAGGATGGCCAGGCACAGAAAAAAGATCCTTCACTCCATACGGTATTCCATGAAGAAGTCCCCTGTATCTGCCATCAGCCATCTCCGCATCGGCACGTTCGGCCTGTCTCATGGCAAGGTCTTCAGTGAGTGTGATAACACACTCCAGGTCCGGCCCGTACTTTTTCAATCTTTCTATGTAAAAGCGTGTAAGCTCGACCGATGTGATCCTGCCGGCCCTTAACAGTCCTGCAAGCTGACAGATCGAATAGAATGCCATTCTGTCACTATCCTCAGGGAGATCTGTTCCTGTGAGCGGGACAAGGGAATACCCCTGGCCTTCTTTCGGCATTTCCACCCCCCCGGGGAGTGGATCGAATTCCACCGCAGGTGGTACTCCATTCGCAATATCGAACTTCCTGAGTTCCAGAAAACTTCCCAGTTGGTCATTTACTTCACCGAGAAGAGAATCGATCTCATTTTCATCGAATTCCAGTCCGGCAAGTTTCTGTGCAGTTCGCACATCGTCTCGCACAATCTCCTCATCAGTCGGTCCAGAGCACGAAAATGACATGATCACGACCACAGTCATTAAAAGAAAGGATAGATGCTTTTTCACAGCGCTCACCTCCATGGAGTATAAAACTGATTGACGAATGATACCCCAGGGGCATCGCGAAATAAAGAAGTTATGCAGAATTCCTGAATCCATTAATTCTGAGATTGCTCGACCTGGGTCATAAAATAATCACCCTTGACATCATGTATGGTTTTTCATACATTATGTGTAGTTATTCATCCTTTTGCATCGCAATCGTCATAGACACTATCGAAAGGATCAACATGACTCTGTGGCAGAAAAGAGCATTCCTGTTGACCATTGTCTGGACCATCGTCCTTGCCGGATTCATCGCCTGTTTTTTTCCGGCGAAGGGGTCTCGGATTTCACCAAGGGAAGCATGAGAAGAAATATCACTGGCGGTCTCATTGCGGCAGGACTCATCTCACGGGTAATCATTATTTATATTACCAGGACGAAAAAGAACGAGAAGAGGATCTTAGTGGACGAAAGGGACAGAGAGATCTCCCGCCGTGCTGCGGAAGGTTCGTTTCACACTCTCGCGATATTCGTGTTTTTTGCCTGCATCATCCTTCATGACAACTTTCTCAGTGAAGGTTCGATACCAGTCGAGTGGATGTTTCTCCTCGCATTCGCTACTCTTATCCTTGCGCATCTGACCCAGTCAACCATCTCTCTCCTTTTCTATCACAGGAGGGACGAATCCAGTGGCTAAGGCCAGAGTAAGCAATATAGTGAGAAAACTCAGGTTCGAACACGACGAGATGACACAACAACGTCTATCGGAACTCAGCGGTTGCACTCGCCAGACAATCATGGCTCTGGAACAGGGGAAATATGTACCCTCTCTCTCCCTTGCCTTTCGGATCGCAAAAGTATTTAGTCGTGGAATAGAGGAAGTCTTTTCGTACCAGGACGGCTGATGTGCTGAACCGACCATCCACGAAAACTTCATATTGGAGGTGTGAAAATATAAAAATGGCGCCCCCAACGGGATTCGAACCCGTGTCGTCGCCGTGAAAGGGCGATGTCCTAGACCTGGCTAGACGATGGGGACGCACTTAGCTTTGCCAGTCCGATTGGACTGATGGAAGTTATCAATGCGAAGTGCCGAAGTCAACTGGAAAAACAATCAGAAGAGGTAAGAATACAACTTTTTCAATAAATCGATAACCTGTATATCATCTTCAGTCCGGCTCGTCATCGAAAAAGGAAAGCTGCCCGGAACCACTATTCCTGTCTTTCTGGGAAGGCTGCCTGTGCTTGAAGAAATCACCTGCCCTTGCGTGTTTTTCATAAAAAGCGAGTGTCACATCCTTCAATTCGGAGTGTGTGGTCATCAGAAAATCAAACAAGCCAGAGTCAATAAGGTCATTCACTGAATCCATAGCCAGCTTGTGAGAAAGCCTCTCCATGAAATCGACAAGATTTCCGAAAGGTCCATTATTCTCTCTTTCATCCAGGATGACAGCCAATTGCTCGTCGCCGAGTCCTCCCGATTCGTTCAGGGGCGACCTTATACCCCCAGGCACTATCTCGTACTGCAACCCGCTTGAATTTATATCGGGCGAAAATACTTCCTTGTTGATACCTGCAAGGTAATCGAGGTAGCTCTTCTGCCTCTCTTTCGTGTCACCTGTATTATTCAGAAGTCCGGCAAAATACTCATCGTGATGATTTGCCTTGAGCCAGGCTGTCCGGTAGCTTATGTAAGCCTGGGCGCAGCTGAAGGCTCTGTCGTAAGTAAATCCTGTGTTATGCAGGAGGAAATCGAAGATCTTCTGAGCATCCTCCTCATTTATCTCCTTCTCCATAGCTCCTCTTATAAAATCCAGCCTTGCCCCGAGTAACGAACCTGCCTCCTTCTTCGAAACAGCTATTTCGATTCTCTCCGCGCGTTCCCCGGTTATACCGGCTGAGTCCTTGAGTATCTCCCTTATCTGTTGTTTGAAAAGAAGCAGCCCACTGGTACTCTCCAACGCTCCTGAAAGCGAATGATGTGGAAGCAGCACTTTCCCTTTCTTTCCAGCGTTTTCCAGATACTTCTGCCACAGCCTTCCTTCCAACGGTGCCGGCCTGTACAATGAGATCACGTTGACGAGTCCCTCGAAATCCATGGGCTGGGTCTTCATCAGCAGATCCCTTATCCCCCTGCTTTCCAGAAGATATACACCGGTGGTGTCTCCCCGGGATATCATCTCGTAAGTCGTCGTATCATCGAGAGTGGGAGGCATCCCGACAGAGGGGCTCCTTTCCTTTTCTCCATCATCGTCGCCACCACCATCAAACCCCAGCATATGGAAGGTGTCGTCGAGAGCGGCAAGAAAATGAGAGCGCTGGACAACTACCGTCCAGCCGCCAATAGCCTTAATCGCCCTACTATCTACCATACAGAACTCTTCCCCGTTACTACCTGTGATGCAGGCCAGATAATCCTCCATCTTCTCGGGCAATACTACGACTCTGGAAGTGTTCAGATTGAAATGATGCACTCTTCCCCTGAGAGATTCAGCCCCGCGAAGAATCATTCTCACTTCATTATTACCGTTATACATCCTTGCAAGCTGATCCGAATTGTCGAGCAGGTCCTGAAGTGAATCCTTCTTCCTCACCGAGGACAGTGCCTCAGAGATCGCTTTGCTGGTCTCATCCGCCAGGTCAGAGTGTTCCATTATCGTCTTGACCAACGTGACAAGCGACATCTCCTCCCGTACCACCTGGTTGAATACACCGCTTTTCGGAAGCATAGACTTCAGGGCAAGCATAAAGACTTCTCTCGCGCCCTTCGGTTTGATCAATTCCAGCTGCGGTGGTACACCCTTCCCCGGCGCGTTGAACGATTCGAATAACAGGCCGTGCTCGACAGGATTGAGAGGAATTATATCAAGCAGAAAGGCTACAAGACTGTCGAGGATCTCGCTGCCTATGATCTCCAGCCTGACACCTCTTCTGCGGAACCCGTCCAGAAGTTTTCTCAGAAACAGGATAAACCCGGACAGATCCTCTCGCCCCGCACTTTTTATCTCATCCTGCATCATCGTCCTGAGTTCCGCGATCTCATCCTTTCTCCTGTTGTGAAAGGCAAGAAGGAATCTTCTGTCACTCATCTCGGCAAGTGTTTTCTCAGAATCCTTGTCTGAGCTGAATTCTATCCTGTCTTCCATGAGAAGGTCGAATTCACATCTCCCGGCGATCCTTCCTGATTCTTCCAGAGCATCTGAATATCCGTAGAAAAACGGGTCGAGTTCTTTCTTCCTCTTCAGAAAATATTCCGGGTGATTTTCCTCTGTATCATACTCATTCGTATCGCCCGAGATCTTCCTGAGAGTGGAATATGCAGACGCATCCTCTCTCAAAGCAAACCTGTCATTATTCGTTGTTACCAGCGCCACTCCCATTTTTCTTGAGAGAATGCTGAACTGCTCTATGATAAACTGCTCTTTTTCCACGTTGTGATTCATGATCTCAAGAAAGACGTTCCCACTGCCGTATATCGTTACGAGTTTATCGACGACCGCTCTCTCCCTTGGCAGATTTCCGTGCAATACGGCCTGGCTGGTCTCGCCTTTCAGACAGCCGGTCAGAGCTATCAATCCCTCCCTGTGAAGGACCAGTTCCTGCTCCGTGACATATTCCAGCTTTTCTTTCTCGTGATGTTTTTGTATCAGGTCAATGATATTCCTGTAACCTCTGTCGTTTTCCGCCAGAAGAGTCAGATGGTATGTCCCGCTGTTACCCGTCAGGGAGAGATGCCTGATCTCAACGCCGAATATAGCTTTGATTCCCGCTATTTTCGCTTCATTCGCGAATTCATAATGTCCGATCGCCGTCCATTTATCTGTGAGGGCTACCGCATCCATTCCAAGAAATGCCGCCCTTGAAATGATCTCGGTCGGAGTAAACATTCCTGAATACGCACTGTTTATACTGTGGACATGCAGTGGAACGTAGGGCATCCCATGGACTCCCCGTTAGAAAGTGTGCTTATCTTTTCCAGTTATCTTCAATTGTGCTGGACAACCCGCCATCATTCAATATAATATTTGCATCATGTTTGAATGATGCATTGTATCTCTATACAATTTTGCGGGTCGCCGAAAGAGTGGTCGTCGCTTTCATGAACGGAGTCTTTGCATGAGTTCACAGGAAAATAAGACAAATATTCTTAAAGATGAAAATGAACGCCTGAAGGCGGCGATCGAAGAACTTTCGATCCTTAACGATATATCTACCGCTATCAACTCGACTCTTTCCCTCGAAGAGATCATTGAACTGATCGTAAAGAAGTGCGTAAAACATATCGGTGCCGAACAGGGAACAGTCACGCTCCTTGACAGTATGGAACAAAAGAACCCCTTCCAGACGATGATACGTCAGGTTGACAGGTCGAGCGATTTCCTTCCTCTCCATCTGGATACTCAGATCACAGGCTGGATACTGGTCAACCGAAAACCGCTGCTCATCAACGACATGGAATCCAATGAACATGTCAGGATACCGAAGAATGAAGAAAATCCCGTAAACACCCTTTTGAGTGTACCCCTTCTCCTCAAAGGCAGAGTCATTGGATCGCTGAACCTCTTCAACAGAAACACGCCCGGTGGTTTCACGGATGCCGACAAGAGACTACTGAGCATTATCGCTACCCAGTCCGCTCAGGTGATCGAGAACGCAAGATTGATCGAAGAGGAAAAATCATTATTGCATCTCCAGGAAGAGATGAAGATGGCCTTCAAGATCCAGATGGGGCTCCTGCCCAAAGAAAAACCCGCGATCGATGGATACGATATTGCAGGAAAAAGCATACCAGCAAAGACTGTGGGTGGCGATTACTACGATTTCATAATGGCAGGAGACGGCAGGATTATGATCTGCCTTGGAGATGTATCCGGAAAAGGGATGCCCGCGGCACTTCTGATGTCGAATCTCCAGGCTACTTTCCGTGGACAGGACCTCAGCAGACATACACCCTGTGAGATCATGAGCAGGTCCAACAAACTACTGTTCAGAAGTACAGATCCCGACAAATTCGCCACATTCTTTTTCGGCCTTCTTGACAATACCAGACATGAATTTCACTACTGCAATGCTGGCCATAACAATCCTATTCTGACGCACAAGAATGGGGATCACTACTTCCTGGATACCGGAGGGCTTATACTTGGAGCCCTGGAGGAATCCACGTATACTGACACTATAATATCACTCGCAGTCGGCGATACACTCCTTGTTTTTTCCGATGGCATCTCCGAAGCCAGGAATCCTTCGGATGAAGAGTATTGCGAGGAGAGAATACTCGAAGTCCTCACCAAAAACCCTCATCTCGATGCCGCCGGGATAGTCGACCACATTATCAATGAAGTAAATACCTTCGCCGATTCAAGAGATCAAATGGACGACATGACCGTAGTCGCGATGAAGAGACTTTTCTGACGGCCGGATCACGACCACCATTCGACATTATAATTATCACAGAAATCCAGGAAAAACGCGATAGCACGATAAAAGGACAACTGATTCCTTGATAATAATCTCGTTTTGTGTCAAAATTCGGTTACCTGCTAAGGCATACTTCAAACAAAAGGAAAATCGATGATAGGGAGTACGATATCCCATTATAGAATCGTCGAAAAAATAGGTGAGGGCGGAATGGGTGTGGTCTACAAGGCTCAGGACACCCGCCTCGAACGTGATGTCGCACTCAAATTCATTCATCCCTCCCGTATCTCGTCCGCACGTGACAGAGCTTGTTTCGCGAGGGAAGCACGCTCTGCGGCTGCACTCGATCATCAGAATATATGCGCGATCCATGAGATCGAGGAATTCAGAGGCCGGACCTTCATCGTGATGGCTTATTGCGAAGGCGTACCCCTCAGCGATATGACTGCCGGACACCACTTCACCCTTGAACAGGCTCTCGGAGTAATGCGTCAGATACTGGAGGGGCTTAGTTCCGCGCACGATAAGGGAATCATACACAGGGACATCAAGCCATCCAACATCGTCGTCGAACCTGAGAAGCTGAAAGTCAGGATCACCGACTTTGGTCTTGCCAGGGAAATCAGCGCGGCCTCATCTGCAACAATGGCCGGACATTCAGGAACGCTGGAATACGCTTCGCCGGAACAGGTAACCGACGGAACAGCTGATACGAGAAGTGATGTATGGGCGTCAGGTGTCACATTCTATGAACTCATTGCTGGCAGGCGGCCTTTTGAGGGAGAATACGCAGCATCCATCATATACAATATCCTTAATTCTGAACCGGACCTCTCCACCTTTCCACATGGCCCGGCGGGCGATGCCGCCATAAATATCATATCGAGAAGCCTGGAAAAGAACCCAGACAGCCGATACCATGATGCTGGTGAGATGTTGAACGATCTCAATGCTGCATACGACCTTCTGGATGACGAAGACAGGCATGTTCACATTCATCCGACCCCTTCGAATAAGATCCCGGCAGCCTGGACCCTTGTTATCGTTGTCCTCGCGATCATTGCTGTCCCGCTTATCCTATGGATACTTTCCGGCTCTTCCTTTACTCCTGACAGTCATCCTCTCGGTACCATAGATACGACCGGCACGATACTGTCCGAAGCAGATATTATCTTCGAGAGAGGAAAGGCCACTTACGACGGTGGTGATCAAACAACAGGAATCACCCTGATCGAGCAATGCATCATGATGGATCCCGATCACATAGAAGCTCTCAAGACCCTTGCTGCTTACTACAACGCCAGCGGCGACTCGAAGAAAGCAGCCGACTATATCGACAGGGCAAAGAAGATCGCTATTGGCAAGGGTAATTCTATAGATCTGCTTAAGTGTAATATTGTAGAGGCATACGTATGGCACGACTGGAACATGGCAGTAAGAAACCTGAACTCGCTTCTTGAAGAAAAGCCGAACGACATCAGGGGGCATCTCAATCTCGGATACATAATGTCACGGTATCTCAGACAGTTCGATGAAGCCATCATACATTTCAGAACAGCCCTGGACCTGGACCCGAAGAACGATCTTGGAATGAACGGATCTGCCTGGAACTACATCGGAAACGCTCTTCTCTTCTCCGGAAGGCCCGAGGAATCTATCAAGGCATTCCGGAAATACGGTGAACTGGCTACAGGGTCACCTGATCCCGTTAACAGCCTCGCAACTGCCTTTTATTTTTCAGGCAATTTCCATGAAGCTGTCCGGATTACAGGAAACGCGATTAAGGAAAACCGTCATAATTTCAAATTCTTCGAAGTACTTGGCAGATCCTGCCTGTCTCTTGGTCAGTGGGAAAGGGCCGTTGATTCTCTTAACAGATACATTGGCGCGTCTCCATCCCAGGGATACAAGGCGGCTGGCCATGTCCACCTGGCCCGACTTTATCTCGCACAACGTGATAGAAGAGCATTCGACCGAGAAATAGAAAGTCTTCTCTCGATATCACCAGGCTCACTTAAAGCGAGGTGGCTCTCTGGCCTTGCTTGCGTCCGACTTGATAACGATACAGCCGCAGCAGTAAATTATCTGGAAGAAATGCGCACCATCATGACTGACCCTTTTGTCTTTAACGGAATCCCGTGCACGAAGCATCTCGAGGGAATCATACTTCTCGCGGAAGGCAGTCTTGAGGAAGCCATCGAAAAACTTGAGGCTGCCGAATTCGCCTCGCCGAGAGAGTTTTTCTATTTCGGCAAGGAACTGATCCGTGGACTGATCGAGATAGGTCGGATAGATCGAGCAGAAGAAAAAGGCACCGACCTTCTTTCTCTCAATAGTAATGATTATGAATTGCTGATCCTCATGAACAGCATCTATCTGAAAAAGGGAGAAAATGGAATTGCGTCTCAATACAAGGAACGTGTATTGAAGGTCCTTGAGAATAGCGATCCCGGATTCTTCCCACTTAATGATTTCATATCTAAATCCGGACTTTGATATCGAAGGATATTCTGTTTTCTTTCAAGGAGGTAATATCATGACGGATGTCGAGTTCAAAGGATGGGAGATTCCTGTCAGCGATCTCGAAAACATGCTGGAGTTGTGCAAGACTACAGGAATGAAGAGCATGGTCTTTGGCACTGCATGCATGGAACGCGATGAGGTCGTTGAATTCATCGACCCGAATGGCGGAGAATATAAATACGGAAGTTACAAATTGTTCATCAAGGGATATATTGTCAAATCCCTTGGTCTATTGTGCGCTTTCCCTCTCGCTCCGGCAGTCACCTATTTCGATGAATTCCCTCCGATCCCGCCAGAACCGTTCAAGGACGGCCCCTGACACTCTGCTCGTGCTATAAAAGGGAAAAAGGGATTGCCGCTGGAAAGGCAATCCCTTTTTTTCATGTTTTATAAAGCCCGGAGGTGGCGTTCCGGGCTTTACTTTAAAGCAGGAGCGTGACAGTTCGAGTGGTCAGTTCAGCCTGAACGAGACTGGCACAGCGATGCTGGCCTGAACAGGGACCACTCCCTGCCTTGCGGGCTCGAAGAGAAACTGCATAACCGCAGCGATAGCAGCCCTCTCCAGTACAGATGTAACGCTGGAGTGAATTATCACAGCCGAAATTACCTTGCCATCGGTTCCCAGGAGAGCCTTGATCAGGACATCCCCCTCAACACCGGCAAGCCTGGCCAGTTCGGGATATTCCGGTCTGACCGATCTAATTAGTACCGGGCTCTTGTCGAAGGCATAATAGACTGGGACCGTCTCCTGAAGGATCGGAGCATTGAACTGATTCTTGAATATATCCGGAGTCATGGTTCTGGGGAAAAACGGTTCATCCTCCACCTCCCCTGCCCCGACTTTGACAACCGGAACAAGAGCAGGTGCCTTGACCTCTGGTGGTTCTTCTATCTCTATTATGGGTTCCATCTTTATAACATCGAATACTGGTTGTTCTGCCAGTCGGTATGGAGAAAATGTGAACGGGGGAATAAGATAGAACAGGGCGAAATGTATTGCTATCGCGCCTAGCACCGCACGTCCTATATAGAGTTTATAATCACCCTTGAACTTCGCGTTAACAGTCAGCATTCGACACCTCCCATGATTCTCTCCCGGCCTTATAGGCCGCCATCATCTCACGGTCGGTACCAGTCGGTTTTGAGTGGGGTCGGTTTCCCTTGTGGCAGGTTTAATATAATACTTTTTTTCTCTGGACGCAATGCAGTTAAAATCTCACTCGACTGACGGGTCCGGAAGAAGCAATCCGTTCAGAAGTAGTTTGTAACATCCGGCTGTCGATGCCCTGAACTGGGGATTGAATCCATAGAGGACCAGCTGCCCCTTGTTCTTGCGGAACCAGACAAGGGCAGCGTGCCCTCCCGCTTCCTCAAGTTTTTCAGCATATCCACTCACGAGGATATCACTTTCCGGGATCCTGCCCACTACCCGTCTGTCCATATCAAAGGCGGGGATGGAAGTTGCGAACACCGGTCTCCCACGAAAAAACACGTTTACCTTCTTCCCCATACCCAGACTTAATAGATGGTCGGTCGCCAGATCTATTCTCACCAGCGAGCCCGGGCAATACAACCCCTTTTCCTTCAAACGTTTCGAAATATCGTTGAAGGGAAGAGTGAATTCGTCACCGTTGTCCTTCTCCTCGGATAGAGCTAACTCTCCGCTGAACAATCCCGCCGATCTTCCCCATGCTAAAACAGTCCCGCCGGAATCGATGAACCTGAGCAGTTTCTCTTTTCCCTTTTTCCCCATACCTTTTGTATAACCCGGCGGATAACCACTCGAATAATATCTCTCTCCTGACTTGTATTTACCTGTCATCAGGACAGATTCATCAGTGTCCGGTATAAGGATAACGTCAAATTTTCCGGCCAGGTCCCTGTCCTCCAGCTCACCGGGCCGTAGAACCTTAAAGGGTATACCGTAGTCGTCTAAAAGATACCTGGTCCATCCTGCGTCCATGTCGTGCCGGAAAGTCTCTACCAGGCCTGTCCGAGGTATTGTGAGCTTCGTCAGCGAATCCTCTCCCGGAATCATATCTTCTCCGGTAAGACATAGCGGCTGAACGCTGAGACCATCATTCAGTAAAGCAAGCTTTTCCCCATTTCCACTGACCAGGAAACTACCCTTTTCAAATACGGCCGGTCCGGCTTCGAAATCCTCGTCCAGCCTGAATACCGACAGCCCACGTTCCGCGGCTTTGAAAACAGCCTTAAAACTCTCGTTATATCTCACGTTGAGCAGGACATGCCTGATATTTTGATCTTCCGGCCTGCTATAAAGTCCATCGATCCTGAACCGGCCCTCGATCTCACTCATCGAAGTCTCAATACCAGGTTCTCTTTTATCTATCCTGAACGAAGTCACTCCCCTGTGAAGAGGCAATGACCATGAAGTGATATCATAAGGTTTGATGATCTCTCCACCCGGAGTATAGTGCCTTACCGGAAATTGCTGACGTTCCATCACTTCCTTGATAAAAGCTCTGAAGGGTTGAGCCAGGGGGACCACTATATCGCCCCTTTGAATAATAGTTCCTTCACCTGTCAGGATATCATCTTTAGTCTCATATACTTTTACACCATGCTCCTTCAGCAGATCGACGATATGGCAGAGTTCACCCAGGTCACGCTGCCTCTCGATTCCCGATGGCATCACGAAATAGAAAGGAGGCTCTGTCTTTCCCTTCTCTACCTCTATTTGGCAGATATTATTTCTGAACCGGAGAATATCCTTTCGGTGATTCGAAGCGGTCCTGATTATCGACATCGTCGAACTTATCTCATAATCAACGATATCGGAGAGTCGCCACCATCCTCCCTCCCACGGCTGCGGCATGTTGGTACCTTTCTTGTATTCGGAAAGTCCTTTTCCATGGACACGCAGTTCTCCCGGTTCCACGTAGACCGGTTTTGCATATTGCGCACTGGCGCTTTCGGTGAGAAATCCGATCACGTTCTTCCATATACAAGTCTCCGTAGATCCGGGCCAGTAGTCGTCGAACAGGTACTGGCGGGTCACACCCGAACAACCGTCAGCGGTCATATCCTTCATAAGGTTCGATCCGAATATACCGATCCAGTTCCAGAGGGAAGCATCAATGTTCTGTGCTATCGGATCATGGTTGGGCGGCACGAAATAGCGTACACCGCTCGATCCCATCTGGTGCTTCTCGACCATTACCTGTGGAAACCACTCATGGCTGAATAATCTCGATACAGCTTTCGTATCCATTTGTGTCAAAGTCACAAAATCGCGATTATTGTCATGGCCGACATATTTATGATAGATGCCGGGCATCCTCGAGCCCTCGAATCTGGTTCCCTTGTACTCCATGTAATGATGGACGACCATATCCATCCCGTCAGGATTGTGGCAGGGGACAAACATGTAGACGACTTCGTCCAGCGACTTGATCTTTGATGAGATATCAGTCGTAACGAGATCATACGCTATCAGGGGGGCAGATTGAGAAGGTCCGACTTCGCTTGAATGCATCGAAAGCGTAGCGACGAAGAACACCCTGCCATCATCTATCATCTGTTCAAGTTCTGATTGGGGGATATCCTGTTCAAGAGCGAGTCTTTTATTGATTATTTTCAATTCATCGAGTCGCCCGATATTTTCCTCCGATGATATGAAGACGACAAAAATCGTCCTTCCCATCGGAGAGATTCCGATCTCCCTCATCTCCATCATCGGAGAAGCCTGATCCAGTAGCCCAAGATATTCGATCAACTGATCATAGTCGAAGAGTTCTCCATCAGCCCCAGGCTTAAAACCGAAGAATTCTTCAGGGCTTGTAAATCCCCCGGCCACAGCCTGCCCGCCTGAAAAACATCCGAGTAGTGATAAACCCAATACAATGACTATGATCCTTTTGAGATAATATACAGAGATGAGCATCCTTTCCTCCTCTTATCATGCTGAAATTCAAGATATCAAGCTTGAGTAATTTCTTCATGCGTGACTGGTAGGATAACATAGACCCTGTCCTGATACCAATTTCCTTTTGACTGCCGAGGGCTCAGGCCATACAATTGCCACTCTGAATATGACCAGGCGGGGATTACGTAGATAACGGATCCCGCCATGTGACAGCGAAAGGAACAATCGATGAACGAGATGCTCTGGCAACCTTCCAGGATACGGATTGAAGAGACCAACATGTTCAGGTTTATGAACTTTATCAATGAAAGATACGACCTTGACTTCTCCCTCTACGGGGAGCTTTGGGAATGGTCCATAGAAAACCTGCCATCTCTCTGGGAATCGCTCTGGGACTTTTTTGATATAATCCACTCAACTCCCTACGATGAAGTCCTCGTCGACGGCGATAAGATGCCTGGAGCCCGCTGGTTCACCGGAGCCAGGCTCAACTTCGCCGAAAACCTGCTCCGTTACAGGGACGACCGTGCGGCAATAACCTCATGGAGCGAGAACGGAGATCAGAGAGAACTGACATACGCCCAACTCTATGACCGTGTCGCCAGACTTGCACGCGCAATGAGAGATATGGGCATCGAGAAAGATGATCGCGTCGTTGGGTTCATGCCCAACATCCCCGAGGCCATTATCGCGATGCTGGCTGCTGCGAGCATCGGGGCCACATGGTCATCTTGCTCCCCCGATTTCGGAATAAAGGGAGTACTGGACCGATTTGGACAGATAGACCCAAAGCTGATCTTTACTGCAAACGGCTATTCATATAACGGAAAAAACTTCAATTCCCTAGAACAGATATCCGGCATACTCCAGAAACTTCCCTCCATAGAGAAGGTAGTAGTGGTCCCATATACAGACGAAAGCCCTGATATCGGTTCAATAGAGAATGGCATCCTGTTCGACGACTTCATCTCGTCCGAAGACGGTCTCGATATCGAGTTCGAACAGCTACCCTTCGACCACCCTCTAT belongs to Candidatus Latescibacterota bacterium and includes:
- a CDS encoding energy transducer TonB, with product MLTVNAKFKGDYKLYIGRAVLGAIAIHFALFYLIPPFTFSPYRLAEQPVFDVIKMEPIIEIEEPPEVKAPALVPVVKVGAGEVEDEPFFPRTMTPDIFKNQFNAPILQETVPVYYAFDKSPVLIRSVRPEYPELARLAGVEGDVLIKALLGTDGKVISAVIIHSSVTSVLERAAIAAVMQFLFEPARQGVVPVQASIAVPVSFRLN